In Myripristis murdjan chromosome 9, fMyrMur1.1, whole genome shotgun sequence, the following proteins share a genomic window:
- the LOC115364703 gene encoding uncharacterized protein LOC115364703 isoform X4, translating into MEQDTNQEFAASFIQQTVDNRQTVDSRQTGDNRQTVDNRQRCQPPLPCGKLLSGSVLDQALQLGLPRHLLLQHVRHRSQTSGSKYSTIQELLSDMLEPPRSPFGPEPEVPMLTNQLEDTLREMERLQAGLFVPNHGENRRHRC; encoded by the exons ATGGAGCAG GACACTAACCAGGAGTTTGCTGCGTCCTTCATACAACAGACTGTGGACAACAGACAGACTGTGGACAGCAGACAGACTGGGGACAACAGACAGACTGTGGACAACAGACAGAG GTGCCAGCCTCCCCTGCCTTGTGGCAAACTTTTGAGCGGCTCAGTTCTGGACCAGGCACTGCAGCTGGGCCTGCCgcgccacctgctgctgcaacaTGTCAGACACAGAAGTCAGACCAGCGGCTCCAAGTACAGTACCATCCAGGAGCTGCTGTCTGACATGTTGGAGCCGCCCAGGTCCCCCTTTGGTCCAGAACCTGAGGTGCCCATGCTGACAAACCAGCTGGAGGACACActgagggagatggagaggctgCAGGCCGGGCTCTTTGTCCCAAATCATGGAGAAAACAGAAGGCACCGGTGTTAA
- the LOC115364703 gene encoding uncharacterized protein LOC115364703 isoform X1 — MDQTWWMSFTRTDQQIPLQGVCLYFSAHITDVILKNVRDRAAMHLSKPMFTKRERCKESKKKKKKKITAVPFTDCSSCQMYPKCFLLLLDTTKDFSEFTDQSVLSVCPSLDTSSLWMDVFVAYDVTEITVTESWNSGILHGDFGNRKKKMFISCLLIVRFSTLTLLFSKMATKGDNNPAPIHVHPPAIANSISSTDTNQEFAASFIQQTVDNRQTVDSRQTGDNRQTVDNRQRCQPPLPCGKLLSGSVLDQALQLGLPRHLLLQHVRHRSQTSGSKYSTIQELLSDMLEPPRSPFGPEPEVPMLTNQLEDTLREMERLQAGLFVPNHGENRRHRC; from the exons atggaccaaacttggtggatgtctTTCACTCGCACTGACCAACAAATACCACTACAGGGTGTTTGTTTGTACTTCAGTGCTCACATTACTGATGTTATCCTCAAAAATGTCAGGGACAGAGCTGCCATGCACTTAAGCAAACCAATGTTCACTAAAAGAGAAAGAtgtaaagaaagtaaaaaaaaaaaaaaaaaaaaaattacagcagtTCCATTCACTGACTGTAGCTCATGCCAAATGTATCCCAAATGTTTTTTGCTGCTCTTGGATACAACTAAAGACTTTTCTGAATTCACTGACCAGAgcgttttgtctgtctgtccaag CTTGGACACCTCTAGTCTTTGGATGGATGTGTTTGTTGCTTATGATGTCACAGagataacagtgacagaatcatGGAATTCTGGAATTCTGCACGGAGACTTtggcaacaggaaaaaaaaaatgtttatttcctGTCTTCTGATTGTCCGTTTCTCCACACTGACTCTGCTGTTCAGTAAAATGGCAACAAAGGGTGACAATAACCCAGCTCCCATACATGTTCACCCGCCTGCCATTGCCAACAGCATCTCGTCAACG GACACTAACCAGGAGTTTGCTGCGTCCTTCATACAACAGACTGTGGACAACAGACAGACTGTGGACAGCAGACAGACTGGGGACAACAGACAGACTGTGGACAACAGACAGAG GTGCCAGCCTCCCCTGCCTTGTGGCAAACTTTTGAGCGGCTCAGTTCTGGACCAGGCACTGCAGCTGGGCCTGCCgcgccacctgctgctgcaacaTGTCAGACACAGAAGTCAGACCAGCGGCTCCAAGTACAGTACCATCCAGGAGCTGCTGTCTGACATGTTGGAGCCGCCCAGGTCCCCCTTTGGTCCAGAACCTGAGGTGCCCATGCTGACAAACCAGCTGGAGGACACActgagggagatggagaggctgCAGGCCGGGCTCTTTGTCCCAAATCATGGAGAAAACAGAAGGCACCGGTGTTAA
- the LOC115364703 gene encoding uncharacterized protein LOC115364703 isoform X2, translated as MDQTWWMSFTRTDQQIPLQGVCLYFSAHITDVILKNVRDRAAMHLSKPMFTKRERCKESKKKKKKKITAVPFTDCSSCQMYPKCFLLLLDTTKDFSEFTDQSVLSVCPSKMATKGDNNPAPIHVHPPAIANSISSTDTNQEFAASFIQQTVDNRQTVDSRQTGDNRQTVDNRQRCQPPLPCGKLLSGSVLDQALQLGLPRHLLLQHVRHRSQTSGSKYSTIQELLSDMLEPPRSPFGPEPEVPMLTNQLEDTLREMERLQAGLFVPNHGENRRHRC; from the exons atggaccaaacttggtggatgtctTTCACTCGCACTGACCAACAAATACCACTACAGGGTGTTTGTTTGTACTTCAGTGCTCACATTACTGATGTTATCCTCAAAAATGTCAGGGACAGAGCTGCCATGCACTTAAGCAAACCAATGTTCACTAAAAGAGAAAGAtgtaaagaaagtaaaaaaaaaaaaaaaaaaaaaattacagcagtTCCATTCACTGACTGTAGCTCATGCCAAATGTATCCCAAATGTTTTTTGCTGCTCTTGGATACAACTAAAGACTTTTCTGAATTCACTGACCAGAgcgttttgtctgtctgtccaag TAAAATGGCAACAAAGGGTGACAATAACCCAGCTCCCATACATGTTCACCCGCCTGCCATTGCCAACAGCATCTCGTCAACG GACACTAACCAGGAGTTTGCTGCGTCCTTCATACAACAGACTGTGGACAACAGACAGACTGTGGACAGCAGACAGACTGGGGACAACAGACAGACTGTGGACAACAGACAGAG GTGCCAGCCTCCCCTGCCTTGTGGCAAACTTTTGAGCGGCTCAGTTCTGGACCAGGCACTGCAGCTGGGCCTGCCgcgccacctgctgctgcaacaTGTCAGACACAGAAGTCAGACCAGCGGCTCCAAGTACAGTACCATCCAGGAGCTGCTGTCTGACATGTTGGAGCCGCCCAGGTCCCCCTTTGGTCCAGAACCTGAGGTGCCCATGCTGACAAACCAGCTGGAGGACACActgagggagatggagaggctgCAGGCCGGGCTCTTTGTCCCAAATCATGGAGAAAACAGAAGGCACCGGTGTTAA
- the LOC115364703 gene encoding uncharacterized protein LOC115364703 isoform X3, with the protein MDVFVAYDVTEITVTESWNSGILHGDFGNRKKKMFISCLLIVRFSTLTLLFSKMATKGDNNPAPIHVHPPAIANSISSTDTNQEFAASFIQQTVDNRQTVDSRQTGDNRQTVDNRQRCQPPLPCGKLLSGSVLDQALQLGLPRHLLLQHVRHRSQTSGSKYSTIQELLSDMLEPPRSPFGPEPEVPMLTNQLEDTLREMERLQAGLFVPNHGENRRHRC; encoded by the exons ATGGATGTGTTTGTTGCTTATGATGTCACAGagataacagtgacagaatcatGGAATTCTGGAATTCTGCACGGAGACTTtggcaacaggaaaaaaaaaatgtttatttcctGTCTTCTGATTGTCCGTTTCTCCACACTGACTCTGCTGTTCAGTAAAATGGCAACAAAGGGTGACAATAACCCAGCTCCCATACATGTTCACCCGCCTGCCATTGCCAACAGCATCTCGTCAACG GACACTAACCAGGAGTTTGCTGCGTCCTTCATACAACAGACTGTGGACAACAGACAGACTGTGGACAGCAGACAGACTGGGGACAACAGACAGACTGTGGACAACAGACAGAG GTGCCAGCCTCCCCTGCCTTGTGGCAAACTTTTGAGCGGCTCAGTTCTGGACCAGGCACTGCAGCTGGGCCTGCCgcgccacctgctgctgcaacaTGTCAGACACAGAAGTCAGACCAGCGGCTCCAAGTACAGTACCATCCAGGAGCTGCTGTCTGACATGTTGGAGCCGCCCAGGTCCCCCTTTGGTCCAGAACCTGAGGTGCCCATGCTGACAAACCAGCTGGAGGACACActgagggagatggagaggctgCAGGCCGGGCTCTTTGTCCCAAATCATGGAGAAAACAGAAGGCACCGGTGTTAA